Proteins from one Mesorhizobium sp. M9A.F.Ca.ET.002.03.1.2 genomic window:
- a CDS encoding glutathione synthetase, with translation MRIAFFVNSIESETPDYTTTTLALSATQRGHSVVYVEPGDFILRPDDSLAVSVAVLPDAPYKTNDKVYAALKEAAKQKKTFAISDIDILFLRNDPSLDATDRPWAANAGLMFGRLAAQRGVIVVNDPDGLAQAQSKLYLQSFPEAVRPATLISRSVAEIRAFIDKHSKGCIVKPLQGSRGRNVFHIATPTDSNLNQIFEAASGDGYLIAQVYIPEAKAGDVRLFLMNGLPLVRDGSYAAFRRVPAKGDVRSNIHAAGTARKVKVTDTMLSIAEMVRPKLVDDGMFLVGLDIVGDKLLEINVFTPGGLTRLAAMYETDFATRVIVALEEKLTLRRAYGKTMPNSRLATL, from the coding sequence ATGCGCATTGCGTTCTTCGTCAATTCGATTGAGAGCGAGACGCCAGACTACACGACGACAACGCTGGCGCTGAGTGCAACCCAGCGCGGCCATTCCGTTGTCTATGTTGAACCAGGCGACTTCATACTGCGTCCGGACGACAGTCTGGCTGTCAGCGTCGCGGTTCTGCCGGACGCTCCCTACAAGACGAACGACAAGGTGTATGCTGCGCTGAAGGAGGCCGCGAAGCAGAAAAAGACCTTCGCGATAAGCGATATCGACATTTTGTTTCTGCGCAACGATCCGTCACTCGACGCCACCGATCGACCATGGGCCGCCAACGCAGGCCTCATGTTCGGGCGGCTCGCGGCGCAACGCGGCGTGATAGTCGTCAACGATCCGGACGGTCTGGCGCAGGCACAAAGCAAGCTCTACCTTCAGAGCTTTCCCGAGGCGGTCAGGCCAGCGACCCTGATATCGCGCAGCGTCGCCGAGATACGCGCGTTCATCGACAAACACTCGAAGGGTTGCATCGTCAAACCACTCCAAGGGTCGAGAGGCAGGAACGTTTTCCACATTGCGACGCCTACCGATTCCAACCTCAACCAGATTTTCGAGGCGGCCAGCGGTGACGGCTATCTCATCGCGCAGGTCTATATTCCCGAGGCCAAGGCTGGCGACGTGCGTCTTTTCCTGATGAACGGCCTGCCGCTGGTGCGCGATGGCAGTTACGCCGCGTTTCGCCGCGTCCCAGCCAAGGGCGATGTTCGCTCCAACATTCACGCCGCCGGAACCGCCCGCAAGGTCAAGGTAACCGACACGATGCTAAGCATTGCCGAGATGGTACGCCCCAAGCTGGTCGACGACGGCATGTTTCTGGTTGGGCTCGACATCGTCGGCGACAAACTTCTGGAGATCAATGTCTTCACACCAGGCGGCCTGACACGGCTCGCCGCCATGTACGAGACGGATTTTGCCACACGTGTCATCGTTGCGCTGGAGGAGAAGCTGACGCTGCGCCGGGCCTATGGAAAAACCATGCCGAATTCGCGGCTGGCGACGCTTTGA
- a CDS encoding RidA family protein, with amino-acid sequence MSRTIITTPAAPAAPASYSQAVKAAGLVFVSGTAPIDPSTGQVVRGPVQAQVAQCLRNISAILEAAGSSLEKAVSATLIVADEEDFAGANEEWLKWFPRNPPARQGAKMPVRIPEMKVSIAMIAEA; translated from the coding sequence ATGTCGCGCACGATAATCACCACCCCGGCCGCACCAGCGGCGCCAGCTTCCTACAGCCAAGCCGTCAAGGCCGCAGGATTGGTTTTCGTGTCAGGGACTGCGCCGATCGACCCGTCAACAGGGCAGGTTGTGAGGGGGCCGGTGCAGGCGCAGGTCGCACAATGTCTTCGCAACATCTCCGCTATTCTGGAAGCCGCAGGGAGCAGTTTGGAGAAGGCGGTCAGTGCGACGCTGATTGTGGCCGACGAGGAAGACTTCGCAGGTGCCAATGAGGAATGGCTTAAGTGGTTTCCACGCAATCCACCTGCCCGACAGGGCGCCAAGATGCCGGTGCGCATTCCGGAAATGAAAGTCTCGATAGCAATGATCGCCGAGGCATGA